CATTGATTTGGTAAAGTCAAATATATGTGATTTTGAAAAAATATACGTTAGTTTTGATATGGATGTTTTGGATCCCGCATTTGCTCCGGCTGTTGGGAATCCCGAAGGAAATGGTCTAAAAACCTCAGATGCTATCGATATTATTACTGGGTTATGCGATGAAAATATTGTAGCTTTTGATTTAACCGAAGTCACGCCACATTATGATTTTAGTGTTACCTCGATCCAAGCAGCAAATATGATATCGAGAATAATATGTAACTTGGAGAAGAATAGGACTAGGAAAAAATAATTTAACAGAAGCTATTATCAACTAAATTCTTTTCATTTTAGCAAAGAAAAAGCCAGAACAATTGTGCTTATGAGGAAAAAATCTTCTACATTTTACTAAACCTCTTAATCCTGGCGAACCTATTTCAGGTGAGACATCAACAAGTTTAAAATCAGGACATGATCTTAAAAATCGTTCAACCAACATTTCATTTTCTTCTAAAGTAATGCTGCATGTTGAATAAGTTAATGTTCCCCCTGCTTTAACGTGCTCTGCTGAATTTTTAATAATATCAAACTGTAAATTTGAATATCTGTAAATACTTATCAAATCGATTGCCCATTTCATAGATGGTGCTTTCATAAAAATACCAGTTCCACTGCAGGGCGGATCAATTAATACTAGGTCTGCCATAATTTTTAATGGTAAATTGACTTTCGCATCTGCAATTATTGGTTCAGCATTTTCTACGTTTAATCTATTCATTTCCTTTTGCCAGATTGTTGATCGTCGTTTCGAATTATCGATCGAGTAGATCGCTCCTGAATTTTCCATCATTTGTGCTATAAAGCTTGTTTTTGACCCTGGAGCAGAACACACATCTAAAACTGTGTATCCGGGTCTGGGATCGGAACCTAAAACTGAAAAACAACTGGATTTGTCTTGAATTTGAAATAGGCCTTTGCGATATGAATTCAACTTAGTTAAAGGTTTATTATTGATAACTCTGTAAACGAAATCTAAGTCATCAACTTTAGCTAAATTGATACCTTCATTTATTATTCTATGCTTAATTTTCTCATGATCGTTAGTCAAAGTGTTAATTCTAATGTAAGTTTGAGGTATTTCTGTATCTTTTCTTAAAATCTTCAGAGCTTCATGTCTACCAAAATTTTTAAAAAGATAGTTTATATACCATTCAGGATGACCCGTCTTAAGACTTATCAGTTTAATACCTTTCTGATGAAGATAAAAATCCTTCAGATTAAATTCCAATAAATGTCCAAAGAAATCCTCATATGGAAAAAGATTTTTCCACCCGATTATGCTTCTTGTTGATTCTAACAAATTTGTAATTTCATTAATATCAGAATTTTTGAATAGAACCCAATGTACATATACCCTAAGAAAGTTTGTCACTCCTAATGTCTGTTTATGAAACTCATTTTCTTTAGCTATTGAAGTATTGATGATCTCATCTATGAGATTGAGTCTTTTATTTACTTCGAATATGAGCGAATAAGCCAATCTCAATGAGCTTGCATTAGTGATTTTTAATTGATAAGATGTTTTATAGAGAGCCTCTCTTTCACTTAATCCTTCAAGTTCCATCCAACTTAGAGCTTCCAATGCTAAAGCGATCGCATTGCTCAACAAATCTTATCACTTAGTATTCTGAAGGACTTTATGGATTAACGAGGAATAAAATTATTTATCAAAGCCCTGCTTTGGACAAATGCTACCATAAGTATAAGCTTTTAATGTTTATTGCTAAAAATAAAAACTGTGAAGGCATGTCATGCAGAAGCTGGACCATTTTATCTCACAAAATAATGAAGAGGATAAAAAACCAATCATAAAACAGAATCATAATGGAAAAATAAAACTTTCATTTAAGCCTAAAATTGTAAAAAACCTTGATGAATCCTATTTAGTAGGTGCTGGATATGATGGAGAGAAAAGTCTGGCTTACCTAAAGTTTTACAATGTAAGCAGAAATGAGATCTTCTTCTGGTATGATAACACCGGTCATATGCCTTATTGCTTATCTGATCAATCAATCGAGGATCTAAAGAAAAATGAACCTCTAATGTCTCATAGTGGGCTTGACCATTTTGAGAAAGTAGAGAAATACGATCCGCTTACAGACAGTTATAAGAAGATGACCAAAATTGTTGCCAAGGATCCATTATCGATAGGTGGAAGACCTGTTGGTTGTATTAGGGATATAATCAGAGCATGGGAGGCTGATATTAGATACGCGGATAACTTTGTTTATGACAGGAATCTTGAATTTGGGATGCCCTATAAAATAAAAGATGAAAAACTTATTCCTGTAACGTTCAAAATTCCAAATGAGATTCAAGAAAGCTTGAGATTTCTGGATAAAG
The sequence above is a segment of the Candidatus Bathyarchaeota archaeon genome. Coding sequences within it:
- a CDS encoding RsmB/NOP family class I SAM-dependent RNA methyltransferase, encoding MSNAIALALEALSWMELEGLSEREALYKTSYQLKITNASSLRLAYSLIFEVNKRLNLIDEIINTSIAKENEFHKQTLGVTNFLRVYVHWVLFKNSDINEITNLLESTRSIIGWKNLFPYEDFFGHLLEFNLKDFYLHQKGIKLISLKTGHPEWYINYLFKNFGRHEALKILRKDTEIPQTYIRINTLTNDHEKIKHRIINEGINLAKVDDLDFVYRVINNKPLTKLNSYRKGLFQIQDKSSCFSVLGSDPRPGYTVLDVCSAPGSKTSFIAQMMENSGAIYSIDNSKRRSTIWQKEMNRLNVENAEPIIADAKVNLPLKIMADLVLIDPPCSGTGIFMKAPSMKWAIDLISIYRYSNLQFDIIKNSAEHVKAGGTLTYSTCSITLEENEMLVERFLRSCPDFKLVDVSPEIGSPGLRGLVKCRRFFPHKHNCSGFFFAKMKRI